A region from the Candidatus Electrothrix scaldis genome encodes:
- a CDS encoding NnrU family protein, which produces MTYLIFGWLLWCSLHSLLITGKLNDWIKKRGGILQGTYRLFYSLFSLLSLLPLLWYQYSLPQEILFSWSGWLRIPQGLLLGYGLLMFYSGKQVYDVQYLLGIRQWQQYRRGEQPLSLPFTCAGALAYVRHPWYSSGLALLWSLGPITDTNLPPRTILSLYFVIGTLLEERKLLRELGEPYRLYQQQVPMLLPWKGRSIRPGDSQ; this is translated from the coding sequence ATGACCTATCTGATTTTTGGCTGGTTGCTTTGGTGCAGCCTCCACAGCCTACTCATTACCGGCAAGCTGAATGACTGGATCAAAAAAAGGGGCGGAATCCTGCAAGGAACCTACCGCCTTTTCTACAGTCTTTTTTCCCTGCTCAGTTTGCTCCCACTGCTTTGGTACCAGTACAGCCTGCCCCAGGAAATCCTCTTTTCCTGGTCCGGCTGGTTACGGATTCCCCAGGGGCTACTTCTCGGCTATGGCCTGCTTATGTTTTATAGCGGCAAGCAAGTCTATGATGTGCAGTATCTTCTCGGGATCAGGCAATGGCAACAGTATCGTCGGGGAGAGCAGCCCCTATCCCTCCCCTTTACCTGTGCAGGTGCCTTGGCCTATGTCCGCCATCCTTGGTACAGCAGCGGCCTTGCTCTGCTCTGGAGCCTGGGGCCGATTACTGATACCAACCTGCCGCCCCGAACTATCCTCAGTCTCTATTTTGTCATTGGTACCCTGCTGGAAGAGCGAAAATTGCTCAGGGAATTAGGCGAGCCCTACCGGCTCTATCAGCAGCAAGTCCCTATGTTGCTTCCCTGGAAAGGGCGGAGCATCAGACCTGGAGATTCGCAATGA
- a CDS encoding MipA/OmpV family protein, whose protein sequence is MKIFTTSFLFSFSLLFLHLSIVEIHTACAQPRGGPPTFSLGTGVVFSTTPYLGADTKTIAIPMIMFSGEQFFIRGTGAGLHIYQDEQFSLDLLGKYRFNAYEAGDSPDLVGIKDREGTVEAGLGIDWRFKQAVISGKVFTDLLDKHGGQEIKLRIKKPFRWRMLFLAPYLGVSLRSDAFSTYYYGVDATEAIAGRAKYELDWTTNWQAGLVLRIGLNQNIMLNTLVGLEILDQEVEDSPIIEQGNQFFAMFGLAYGF, encoded by the coding sequence ATGAAAATCTTTACAACATCTTTTCTTTTTTCTTTCTCGCTCCTCTTTCTTCATCTGAGTATCGTGGAAATACATACCGCCTGCGCCCAGCCTCGCGGTGGTCCTCCAACCTTTTCCCTCGGCACAGGAGTGGTCTTTTCCACCACGCCCTACCTGGGAGCAGATACTAAAACCATCGCCATTCCCATGATCATGTTTTCTGGGGAGCAGTTCTTTATCCGGGGAACCGGGGCGGGCCTGCATATCTACCAGGACGAGCAATTTTCTCTCGACCTACTGGGAAAATATCGTTTTAATGCCTATGAGGCCGGAGACAGCCCGGACCTCGTGGGGATAAAGGATCGAGAGGGAACTGTGGAGGCGGGATTGGGGATAGATTGGCGATTTAAGCAGGCTGTTATCTCCGGCAAGGTATTCACTGACCTGCTTGATAAACACGGAGGTCAAGAGATCAAGCTCCGGATCAAAAAGCCTTTTCGCTGGCGGATGCTCTTTCTTGCCCCCTACCTCGGTGTTTCACTGCGCAGTGATGCTTTCTCCACCTATTACTATGGCGTCGATGCCACAGAGGCAATTGCCGGACGAGCAAAATACGAACTCGACTGGACCACAAACTGGCAAGCAGGGCTGGTGCTTCGGATTGGCCTCAATCAAAACATCATGCTGAACACCTTGGTTGGCCTGGAGATCCTTGACCAAGAAGTCGAGGACAGCCCTATCATTGAGCAAGGGAATCAGTTCTTTGCTATGTTTGGTCTTGCCTATGGATTTTAA